A genomic stretch from Saccharomyces paradoxus chromosome XVI, complete sequence includes:
- the MLC2 gene encoding Mlc2p (Regulatory light chain for the type II myosin Myo1p~similar to YPR188C): MDHSESLTFNQLTQDYINKLKDAFQMLDEDEDGLISRRDLTKIYATLGKTLTDEEWSKMVPENDTTMAEIGKEGVSFPIFLSIMGKNLSQFPDREELEKSLKSIGREHDLNVPLNEVIDSLKEAGFENPEEEFAKLFKLFTTNQQATDEKTFRGKLFLDSITD; the protein is encoded by the coding sequence ATGGACCATAGTGAATCACTAACGTTTAACCAGCTTACGCAGGACTACATAAATAAACTCAAGGATGCTTTCCAAATGCTagatgaggatgaagatggtCTAATTAGTCGGAGAGATCTTACCAAGATATATGCAACATTGGGGAAGACATTGACAGATGAAGAATGGTCCAAAATGGTACCCGAAAATGACACCACTATGGCGGAGATTGGTAAAGAAGGTGTAAGCTTTCCCATATTCTTATCTATCATGGGAAAGAACTTATCGCAGTTTCCCGATCGTGAAGAACTAGAGAAGAGTCTAAAATCCATTGGAAGAGAACATGATTTAAACGTTCCCCTCAATGAGGTCATTGATTCTTTGAAGGAAGCGGGTTTTGAAAATCCTGAGGAAGAGTTTGCTAAACTTTTCAAACTGTTTACTACAAATCAGCAGGCTACCGATGAGAAGACTTTCAGAGGTAAGCTTTTCCTAGATTCAATCACTGATtaa